acgaagggtgatgtcgtgccatattatgagtgttaatgcacgaagggtgatgtcgtgccatattgtgagtattaatgcacgaagggtgatgtcgtgccatattatgagtgttaatgcacgaagggtgatgccgtgccatattgtgagtgttaatgcacgaagggtgatgtcgtgccatgttatgagagctaatgcacgaagggtgatgtcgtgccatgttatgagagctaatgcacgaagggtgatgtcgtgccgtatttaatgatttatattgtgaggttgagagtaaaagcatgaagggtgatgccgtgtaattttcttcattgtgtttagttgttttcactggttaaaatcatgttgactgttctggttattATTCCTGTTGTATCTCTTACATCTTGTGCCCTTTTAGCATGCCAcatcccaatagtacatgtttagttgttattgttgttttctggTACATATATTATTATCTGCACAGGTTTAtcatgtgggtgtcttgtcattgcctcgtcactatttcatcgaggttaggctcgatacttaccagtatatggggtcggttgtactaatactgcactctgcacttcttgtgcagatatcggTACCGGCCCTAGTTGATCGTGAGGCTTAGTAACTTGGATTTGCTGTCAGGAGACCCAAAGTAGATCTGCTGACGTCTACAGACCttggagtctcttcctagtttatcatttactgtttccttacttcaaaacaatgtattttcccttttcagactctgtttgtagtaaatcatagtagctcgtgagttgtgactccagattcagTGGTAGAAATTAGTGAAGTTTCCATATCATTCCGCACtcgctgtatttcattttagcttatttactgttatttactgaattgaataaggattgtcTTAATAactctctaacgttggcttacctagcaagtggagtgttaggcactatcacggtcccgacggtgggaattccggatcGTAACAatgagcaagttgtgcaagatcatgAGAGAGTTGTCAAGTGTCATATGTGTACTTAGTTAACTACTAAGGACATGACAACGcggtatcagagcaaaggtttCAACTAAGGGAATGGCGAACGACGGAGAAATTAACACTTCCAACACCCAAGCCAACGTCATGGTAAGAGCAACCGTAACAAAAAGAGGAATGCCACCAACAAGATCCAGGAGGTGTCACCCGAGGTTGTGTCAAATGAAAGTCTTACATCCCAAGAACCATCTGCCACTGAGGCGAGCaaggatgaagtggaggtcctACCCGAGGACGTCTCGCTCGGTaaagagtgggtgatgaagatgaaCGCGGGGATGGACGCCGTGGAGATTTTTGGCCAAAGCTTGGGGAAGGTAGAAGACACCCTTAGCGTTCTTGAGGGGCACACTCTTGAAGAGATTGAGAGTATCCGAAATGACTTAGAGGGACGTACACAGACCAAGATGGAACTAAGGCAAACCATCACTGCCTTAGAGTGCAGACCCGTGGAGGCTTTGAGTACTATCGATGCTatgaaggcaaagatagagtcactcGAGGAGCATGTTAGTGATGGTGTGACCGATGCAGCCAACAATGTTGTGGTGGCGagggaggccaagatcgaggctcccaaacccccggtgttcaaaggtgttcgtgatgcacaagaagtggaaaacttcctttggcacttggagaactacttcaAGCACGGCAAAGTGAGGGACGACGAGGCCATGATCAACACTGTAGTGTTGTACCTCTCAGAGACTTCCATGCTATGGTAGAGAAGGAAGATGGCCGACGTGAATAAAGGTCTATGTACTATTAGCACGTGGGATCAGTTCAAGAGACAGTTTTTTCAAAATAATGTATTGTACGATGCAAGGCGCGAGCTTAGGGAGTTGAAACAAATAGGGAGCATACGTGTCTATGTTAAGGATTTCACTACCCTTATGCTTCAAATCCCCAACCTAACCAATGATCACTTGTTGTTCCACTTCATGGACGGCTTACAAAATTGGGATAAGCAGGAGTTACAGCGCCGACAAGTCGCAGATATAGACCAAGCCATAGTGGAGGTCGAATCATTGATAGATTTTAGGCATGACAAGCACAAtaaaggcaaaggaaaagaaacaaagtttaacaatgtcaaaggtgggggagaccgtggcaaaggcaaggagatacaacaacaatactacAAGACTCAAGATTCCAAAATGTCGAGTGGCCGTCAGGGCTACACTGAAGAAGGCACAGGCTGAGAAGAAGGGATGTTACATATGCGGAGGGCCGCACAGCTTCGGGAATTGTCCCGACCTAAAGAGCCTCAACGCCATGGTCCATGAATGGAAGGAGCAGCCGCAAGTAGAGAGTTCGGGAATCGCACGGTTGGGTATGATCGGATTATGTGGTGCCATCACGAAGCAAGATATCCAACCTATCGAGAATGGAAATCAGTACATGGATCTTATCATTAACAACAAGCCTGCTCGTGCAATGGTGGATACTGGAGCAACTCATAATTTCGTGACTGAGGTTGCCGCAAAGAGATAAGAATTGAAGCTTGCTCCAACCAACTCTCGCATCAAGACTGTGAATGCCGAGGTATAGAATGCTCGTGGGGTAGATAATGGAGTTGGTGTCAAATTGGGAACTTGGAAAGGTATGACAAACTTTACCGTAACATCTATGGATATCTTTGACATCATATTGGGGCAAGAGTTCTTTAGACATTGTCATACTTTGATCGACCCCTACCTCCAACATCTATTGGTTATGGAGCGAGAATGAGCTTGCATGGTACTTACAGTGACTATGCCACATGAACAGATCCAAGCATAACTCTCAGCTATGCAGGTTGTAAATGGGATCAAGAAGAGGGAGCTGGCGTTCGTAGCAACCATCACAAGTCTGGAGGAAGACAAGAGTTTTCAAGAGACACTGTCGCCTTGCATAGAGAAGTTGCTTGAGGAAAACAAAGACGTCATGCTCGAGGAGTTGCCTAAGCACTTGCCGCCTAGGCGAGAGATGGATCACAAGATTGAGTTGGAGCCAGGGGTTAAGCCACCCGCATTTGCcccatatcatatggcaccgcCCGAGCTAGAGGAGCTCAGGAAACAATTGAAAGAGCTGCTAGATGCTGGTCATATTCCCCCATCAAAGGCACCTTTCGACGCTCCAATATTGttctagaagaagaaggatggatcactGTGCTTGTGCATAGACTACCGAtcacttaataaggtcacagtgaagaataagtacccgatCCCGCTCATTGCTGACTTGTTCGATAGACTTGGGAAAGCCAAGTATTTTACCAAGGTGGATCTTCGCAAGGGCTACTACTAGATTCGCATTGCAGAAAGGGATGAGCCAAAGACAACATGTGTGACGAGATATGGAGCCTTTGAGTGGTTGGTGATGCCCTTCGGCTTAACCAATgcaccagccacattttgcacccttatgaacaagatttttcatccctaccttgatcagttcATGGTAGTCTACCTAGACGACATAGGCATCTACATCAACACCTTGGAGAAGCACATGGAGCACTTAAGGAAGGTTTTCCAAGTATTGCGGGATAACGAGCTATACATCAAGAGGGAGAAATGTGAGTTTGCACAATCAAAGGTGCACTTCTTAGGCCATATTATTAGCAATGGCGAGCTACGCATGGACGAGGCTAAGGTACGTGCTATCCAGGAGTGGGAGGCACTTATAAAGGTAACTGAATGgagatccttccttggccttgttAACTACTATCGTCGGTTCATCAGTGGCTACTCAGCAAAGGCCACACCATTGACTGAGTTGCTAATGAAGAACAAGCCCTGGGTTTGGACGGAGGATTGTCAAAGGGCGTTTGAAGACCTCAAGGCAACTGTAATAAAGGAGCCAGTCTTGGCATTACCTGACTTTGCCAAGACATTTGAGGTGCATACAGATGCCTCAAAATTTGCCATTGGGGGTGTCCTGATGCAGGATAAGCATCCCATAACGTTTAAGAGCCGCAAGTTAAATGAGACAGAGTGACGTTACACGGTGCAAGAGAAGGAGATAACTGCCATTGTGCATTGCCTTCGtacatggcgacattatttgctcAGGTCAAGGTTCGTGGTCAAGACCGACAACGTGGCTACTAGCTACTTTCAGACGCAGAAAAAGCTTACACCAAAACATGCCAGGTGGCAGGATTTCTTGGCCGAATTTGATTGTGTGCTGGAGTATAAGCCGTGCAAAGGTAATattgtagccgatgccttgagccaAAAAACCGAGCTTGCTGCAATCACTTCAATAAGATGGGACATTAGTGAGGCTATAAAAGAAGGCATGCAACATGATCCAGCACCCAAACAACATATCGAGTTAGCCAACCAGGGCAATACGAGACGCTTTTAGGTCGAAGACGGCCTACTACTTATCATAGGTCAGCGAGTCTACGTGCCTAAGTTTGGAGACATTAGACGGCGGATCATAAGAGAGAGTTATGACACAATGTAGGTTGGTCATCCAGGCCAACGTCGCACTAGGGCCTTGGTTGAGTCAGTCTACTATTGGCCACGCATGGGAGATGACATAGAGTGTTATATGCAGACTTGTCTTGTCTGTCAACAGGACAAGGTTGAGCAACAAAAACCAGGAGGACTTTTGGAGCCACTACGAGTTGTAGAATATCCATGGGAGAGCGTGACTATGGACTTTATAACTTGCCTACCGAAGTCCGACGGTTATGGTACTATTATGGTGGTCGTGGATAGATTTTCCAAATATGCCACTTTCATGCCCGCCTCACTAGGTTGCACTGCCAAGGAAGCCGCCAAACTATTCTTTAAGAACGTGgtgaagtattggggcttaccaagGGATATTATCAGTGATCGAGACCCCCATTTTACTGGAAAATTTTGGAGAGAGTTATTCGACATACTTGGCACAGAACTGCACTTTTCCACTAGTTTCCACCCACAGATGGATGGACAAACAGAACGGGTCAATGCCTTACTAGAATGCTACTTGAGGCATTATGTAAGCGCACATCAGAAAGATTGGGCAAGGCTCCTAGACATCgcccaattctcttataacttGCAGCGGAGTGAGTCCACGGGGCGGACACCATTTGAACTAGCCACAAACTCCATATTCATTACCAGCCGCGTTCGAGGGAAAGAGTTTGGGGGCTTATCATATGGCCAAAGGATGGGAGAAGGAGCTTGACACTGCTAAGTCCTACTTGTATAAGGCagctaagaagatgaagaagtttgCGGACCGTAAGCGATGTCCCACGGACTACAGAGTTGGGGACATGGTCATGGTGAAGTTTAACCCAAGACAGTTCAAGGCACTACggggcatgcatcagaatttgatTCGCAAGTATGAGGGGACATTTAAGATCGTCGCCAAAGTAGGCATGATCTCATACAAGCTTGACATGCCATCATATTTTAAGATCTACCATGTCTTCCATGCCAGCATGCTTAAGCCATATCATGAAGACAAGGATGATCCAAGTAGGAGCCAATCAAGTCGAGCGCCTATTAATATCACCGCCTCACATGACCGGGAGATTGAGGCTATTATTGATTACCATGCCATGCAAAAACAAGGGCAGAAAGCCACCGCAATGTTCCTCGCCCATTCGAAGGGGCAATCTCCAGAGGAGGCCACATGGGAACGATATGAAGACTTATGGCAATTCAAAGATAAGATCCGAGAGTTTATGCAGTAATATTGCGTCACGATCGTCTCAACACTAGGTGGGGGAGAGTGTGATGACCCGCCACATTACCATGCCACATAGGCACTATTTGGAATATATTAAAGCCATGTGGAAGCTAACATAGGAGGAAGACtagcatttgtgagaagattctagaaaagtatggacatttcctttggaaggccctagatccctatggatttgctaggaaagtccttggaattttctaggcttgtagagaattctagagaaagctCTTAtcttttaaatattaaggacttgtgtaacaattaatatctACACACTAACCCCTAGgatactagtatataaaggggaccattcatttgtaattcaccaagaaaacaattcaagttctctctaatacaaagctcCTTTTAACAATTCTCTTCTattctttctaccattctcttagcgatcttgagcgtagtaaggctgacttggtatagcaagaacgtgagcaagttgtgcaagatcgtaagcgagttgtcaagtgccgcacATGTACTTAGTTAACTACTAAGGACGTGACactatggacatagattttgtgtattatgtaatagtttttatagttatatgcatTTGTTGGAACAACCCCGTACAACTATACACCCtattagtatagctatatactattttggtatcatatgctagttgaattattttttggtttcattagctgcatttaattggtacactatttgattttctattaataatagtaatatagtacagtatcttgaaatactttattatattaatatgtggtatactattttttatttttctctttatgcatgtgtgttatgtaatagtagtatagttaTATAGTTGCCGGGAATTAACAAGTAAAactgtataccatgttggtatagttatatgccatattggtatcatatggtagtttgaacatttttttggttgttttaactGCGTTTTAAGTGAATTATATTCTGAAATAATTTATATAATCATGTTTTGCTTTGTTGGATTTTTttgtacctatggacatagattttgtgtagtaatagtttttatagttatatgcagttgttggaacgaccccgtacaactatataccctattagtatagctatatactatattggtatcatatgctagttgaatcattttttggttgtattagctgcaTTTAATTAGTAtactatttgattttcttttaataatagtaatatagtacaatatcttaaaatactttattatattaattatattaatatgtggtacactattgttttatttttctctttatgcatgtgtgttatgtaatagtagtatagtcatatagttgccggaaattaacaagtaaaactatataccatgttggtatagttatatgccatattggtatcatatgatagtttgaacatttttttggttgttttagctgcatttttaagtgaattctattctgaaatgatttatatgatcatgttttgctgtgttggattttcttgtacctatggacatagattttgtatattatgtaatagtttttatagttatatgcagttgttggaacgaccccgtacaactatataccctattagtatagctatatattatgttggtatcatatgctagttgaatcattttttGGTTGCATTAgctgcatttaattggtacactatttggtTATCtattaataatagtaatatagtacaatatcttgaaatactttattatattaatatgtggtacactattttttatttttctctttatgcatgtgtgttatgtaatagtatTATAGTCATATAGTTGCCGGGAATTAACAAGTAAAtctgtataccatgttggtatagttatatgccatattggtatcatatggtagtttaaacatttttttggttgttttagctgcattttaagtaaattctattctgaaattatttatacgaacatgatttgcagtgctgGATTTTTTTTGTGCCGATGGACATAGATTATGTATATTATGTAATATTTGTTTTATAGTTAGAGGCAATTGTTGGAACGACCCCATGCAACTATATATCTTATTAGTATACAGAATGAGCAAGTTGCTTTGCaaatatttagcttgcaatgcgagcatgtaattttctcatacttttattgcatcctttaatgtCTTGGTATAATAGTATAGTCGCAGACAGTTATAGCAATATTCTAGAGCAAtcatatactctgttggtatacatgtataccaaatTGGTATCGTATGGTACTACAAgtcttttttgctacttatacttttattgtattttctaatattttattattatttctattctaactagtatatataGAGATTTGGTGGTCGTAGATTATGTTTTCTTGCTCCATAACTGGATGTGTTACTGCTAATGATAGAGAGTGTACTGATATTTGTAGGGAAGGAGATCAAGGTTTGCATGACAATCACGTGTTGATTCATAGAATCTGATTATGTAATTTATGGTGCTCAGCAACAGTCAGTTTGATATTCAGTGAATTAGATCAAGTgacaaataatattattttagtttaataattgaattagaaaatgagaaaaaagacaaaaggtatattatactagttatatttttaaaaaagggTGAACAAATATTTACAATATcagttattttttcttattgtataaaaacaagaataataaaaaaaatagtaaaaatactaaatgaaattagattatgaagagaaatagaatataaataaaaagaagttacatgaaattagaaaaggaacaagaaataaagaaaataaaaaaaggagttaaatggaattagaaaaggaataaaaaataaagaaaaaaataaaaaggaaaaaaataaaggaggaatcaaaattgagtgtgaaataagttatggtaaaaataacaataatacgatttgggcaaaaataaattaataggaaaagagaaaaaagaaaaaaataagaagaaaaacgagaaaaaagaaaaggagaaaagaaagaaaaaagaaaaaaaagaatgaaagcatagaaataaaaaagaaatggagaaaaaagagaaaatttccCACAAAAACTACTATGGGTAGGAAATgtaattagtttgatgggtaTAAAAATAAATGGGTAGATaaagataaatatttttatttttatgggtAACTGTGTCATTCACCCCAATTTTATTACCAACTAAGTTGAGTCCAAAAAGATGAAAAAGAAATATATACTTTCAAGGTACCATGCGTATTGTTCGTGCACCAAACAAATAAATGCATAAGTTATGTTTTTAACATAAGATCATCACATAATTATTATAGTTACTTAATGCGTATTCGTATCCTAATTTAccatttaaaatataataaattttcaTTGGTTGATGGCTTGGATTCAACTAACAGTATCTTTCCCCTAAAAGAAAATGTGTTAGTCAagttccttttttttcttcttttatataATGGAATTGGGCAAATAAACAATTTGAAAAACTATGCTTACGAAGATATTTCGAAAGTAATGCATAATTTGAAGGATTATCTCAGTTCTGCTCTGGGGCCCAGACCCGAATAAAACCGGGCCCCacatttctttttctctctttttccgCTCTGTATACCAATGTTCTGGAGAAATCTAGAGAAAAAACCACAAGCTTCCATCACTCTCTCTATAATTGAATCCCCATATTCACACTTCTTTCACTTCAATTCGTATATCCAATTCTCTACTCCGAGTGAAGCATAACATTCTCGTTGGCGCTTTGATCGATTGAGAGGGAACACAAATTTTGTAGAAATTGATTTTggagattttagggtttgtttTGGACGCTGTTGTTAAAAGAGAAACATGGAGACGTATTATTCATTGAAGATGAAGAGGAAGGATTTGGATGACGTCTATGACGAATTTTCCGATTTCTCCCTTTCCTCTCCCGCTAGAAAAATTCGTCGACTGGTAAACCTCTACGACTTGGATActcttttatttgttttatttattaaatttctcctgctttttttttttctgtaaGTATATGAAATTCTGTTGAAGTAGTGATCGATATGCtggtttttgtaatttttgttttaCTTATGCAATGT
This sequence is a window from Nicotiana tomentosiformis chromosome 5, ASM39032v3, whole genome shotgun sequence. Protein-coding genes within it:
- the LOC138892125 gene encoding uncharacterized protein; this translates as MAKGWEKELDTAKSYLYKAAKKMKKFADRKRCPTDYRVGDMVMVKFNPRQFKALRGMHQNLIRKYEGTFKIVAKVGMISYKLDMPSYFKIYHVFHASMLKPYHEDKDDPSRSQSSRAPINITASHDREIEAIIDYHAMQKQGQKATAMFLAHSKGQSPEEATWERYEDLWQFKDKIREFMQ